The genomic region TCAACGAGGGCCTGAGGACTCTCGGGATCGGCGGATGACGATCTCGGGACGAAAGATGCGGAGAACGGATACGCCATGACGCGCAAGCAGCGACGTATGACCATCATCGGCGGATCGCTCGCCGTGCTCGCGCTCGCGGCCGCGCTGGTGCTCAACGCGCTGCGCGACTCCATCGTGTTCTTCTCGACCCCGACCATGGTCGCCGAGAAGCATGTCGAGCCCGGCAAGCGGTTTCGCCTCGGCGGCCTGGTGCAGCCCGGCTCGCTCCGGCGCGGCGACAATCTCGCGGTGACGTTCGAGGTTGCCGACGGCAACGCCAAGCTGCCGGTCGCCTATAAGGGCATTTTGCCGGATCTGTTCCGCGAAGGGCAGGGCGTCGTCGCCGAAGGCGCACTCGACGCCAACGGCGTGTTCAAGGCCGATACGGTCCTTGCCAAGCACGACGAGACCTACATGCCCAAGGACGTCGCCGATGCCCTGAAGAAGCAGGGGCACTGGAAGGACGATTACGGCGCCCAAGCCTCCGGTGCCCAAGCCTCCGGTGCCGCCAAGCCCGCGGCGACGACCGCGCAGGGCAATCCGCAGGGAGCGGTGCGGTGATCGCGGAGTCCGGACATTACGCGCTGGTGCTTGCGCTCGCCCTGGCACTGATCCAGTCCATCGTGCCGCTGATCGGCGCGCGCCTCGGCGACGCCGCCCTGATGAACGTGGCGCGCTCCACGGCACTGGCGCAGCTGCTGTTCATCGGCGCCTCGTTCACAGCGCTGGTGATGCTGCACGTGAACTCGGATTTCTCCGTCGCCAACGTCTACGAGAATTCCCACTCGATGAAGCCGCTGCTCTACAAGATCACCGGCGTGTGGGGAAATCATGAAGGCTCGATGCTGCTGTGGGTGTCGATCCTCGCGCTGTTCGGCGGATTGGTCGCGAGCTTCGGCAACAATCTGCCGCTGTCACTGCGCGCGCATGTGCTGGCCGTGCAGGCCTGGGTCGCCAGCGCCTTCTACCTCTTCATCCTGATCACGTCGAACCCGTTCCTGCGCATCGCCAATCCGCCGATCGAGGGGCGCGATCTCAATCCCGTGCTTCAGGACATCGGCCTCGCCGTGCATCCGCCGATGCTCTATCTCGGCTATGTCGGCTTCTCGATCTCGTTCTCCTTCGCCATCGCCGCGCTGATGGAGGGACGGATCGATGCGGCCTGGGCGCGCTGGGTGCGGCCCTGGACGCTGGTCGCCTGGATCTTCCTGACCCTCGGCATCGCCATGGGCTCGTACTGGGCCTATTACGAGCTTGGCTGGGGCGGCTGGTGGTTCTGGGATCCGGTGGAGAACGCTTCGCTGATGCCCTGGCTCGCCGGCACCGCGCTCTTGCATTCGGCACTCGTGATGGAGAAGCGCAACGCGCTGAAGGTCTGGACCATCCTGCTCTCGATCCTGACCTTCTCGCTGTCGCTGCTCGGCACCTTCCTGGTGCGCTCCGGCGTCATCACCTCGGTGCACGCTTTCGCGACCGATCCGACCCGCGGCGTGTTCATTCTGCT from Bradyrhizobium sp. CB1015 harbors:
- the ccmE gene encoding cytochrome c maturation protein CcmE; the protein is MTRKQRRMTIIGGSLAVLALAAALVLNALRDSIVFFSTPTMVAEKHVEPGKRFRLGGLVQPGSLRRGDNLAVTFEVADGNAKLPVAYKGILPDLFREGQGVVAEGALDANGVFKADTVLAKHDETYMPKDVADALKKQGHWKDDYGAQASGAQASGAAKPAATTAQGNPQGAVR